One window of Acanthochromis polyacanthus isolate Apoly-LR-REF ecotype Palm Island chromosome 19, KAUST_Apoly_ChrSc, whole genome shotgun sequence genomic DNA carries:
- the klhl11 gene encoding kelch-like protein 11, protein MSVLECLFTCVVSTYELVPKILPLPLTFSPCGMAAAAEEPEDCGRSSQGALTGDGEPEEAEEFTCSAYCSELSRRQNEQRKAGQFCDVSLVFSSGALPSGVHTFSAHRSVLSAASQYFTMLLGGQFSESRSGRVELKEWSSATGPDPDTVERVVQFMYTGEVRVTTANVHEVLELADRFLLGQLKTFCGEFLMKKLNLSNCVAVHSLAHMYTLDQLAQGAATTIRRNFHKVICNEEFYTLPFHLVRDWLSDSEITVDSEQELFDAIVKWVHQNTEEREKHFEELFRLLRLPQIAPTYLTRVVRKEPLVANNAACLQLVCDALEVHAVRFENLKSTDSELCASYMAAIQPRFGQNMDVVMVVGGVSEGGDYLSECVGYFVAEDRWVNLPHIHNHLDGHAVAVTESHVYVAGSMEPGFAKTVERYNPNLNSWEQVSSLTSRKHSFGLTCVKDVLYSIGGHGNFSPGFKDVTVYEPEQDEWLNLEPAPKILRDVKTLSVEDRYVYVMARTPVDIDNEDGLSTVTTRYDTESRKWLEVDSLPLIDNYCSFQMAVASTNFYHTASCCPKNYKVTVEAAQQKISRNISDDILDSLPSEVLTIEGAAVCYLGEDIFIVGGWRNSNNLDKQYRKEAYRYCAERKRWMLLPPLPQPRCRAAACHVRVPYQYLYGSQRYPMPQNLARQRDRMQQMQQLHRRTLTLRRQLQSQIEC, encoded by the exons ATGTCAGTCCTTGAATGTTTGTTTACGTGTGTTGTTTCTACCTATGAGCTCGTCCCAAAGATACTTCCTCTACCTCTGACTTTCTCCCCCTGCGGTATGGCGGCGGCGGCAGAAGAACCGGAGGACTGCGGCCGGAGCAGCCAGGGAGCGCTAACAGGTGACGGCGAACCGGAGGAGGCCGAGGAGTTCACCTGCTCGGCCTACTGCTCCGAGCTCTCCCGGCGGCAGAACGAGCAGCGGAAGGCGGGGCAGTTCTGCGACGTGAGCCTGGTGTTCAGCTCCGGTGCTCTGCCCTCCGGGGTCCACACCTTCTCCGCTCACCGCTCGGTTCTGTCGGCCGCCTCGCAGTACTTTACAATGCTGCTGGGCGGACAGTTCTCCGAGTCCCGGTCCGGCAGAGTGGAGCTGAAGGAGTGGAGCTCCGCCACCGGGCCGGACCCGGACACCGTGGAGCGGGTGGTCCAGTTCATGTACACGGGAGAAGTCCGGGTAACCACCGCCAATGTGCATGAAGTCCTGGAACTTGCTGACAG GTTCCTTCTGGGGCAGCTGAAGACCTTCTGTGGCGAGTTCCTCATGAAGAAGCTGAATCTGTCCAACTGTGTCGCTGTGCACAGCCTGGCACACATGTACACTCTGGACCAGCTGGCCCAGGGAGCCGCCACAACCATCAGAAGAAACTTCCACAAAGTCATCTGCAATGAGGAATTCTACACGCTGCCGTTTCATCTGGTGCGAGACTGGCTGTCCGACTCAGAAATCACCGTGGACTCTGAACAGGAACTGTTCGATGCCATCGTGAAATGGGTTCACCAAAACACAGAGGAGCGAGAGAAGCATTTCGAGGAGCTGTTCAGGCTTCTGAGGCTGCCACAGATTGCTCCTACATACCTGACAAGAGTGGTAAGGAAGGAGCCCTTAGTGGCGAACAATGCAGCTTGTCTGCAGCTGGTGTGTGACGCACTCGAGGTCCACGCCGTTCGCTTCGAGAACCTCAAGTCAACAGATTCAGAGCTCTGCGCCTCCTACATGGCAGCGATCCAGCCTAGATTTGGCCAGAACATGGATGTAGTCATGGTAGTGGGTGGTGTCTCAGAAGGCGGAGATTATCTGAGTGAGTGTGTCGGCTACTTTGTGGCTGAGGACCGTTGGGTCAACCTTCCACACATTCACAACCACCTTGATGGACATGCGGTTGCTGTCACTGAGAGCCATGTTTACGTGGCAGGGTCCATGGAGCCTGGTTTTGCCAAGACAGTGGAGCGCTACAACCCCAACCTCAACAGCTGGGAGCAGGTCAGCAGCCTGACCAGCCGCAAGCACTCCTTTGGCCTCACATGTGTCAAAGATGTGCTATATAGCATCGGCGGTCATGGCAACTTCAGTCCAGGCTTCAAGGACGTCACTGTCTACGAACCGGAGCAGGACGAGTGGCTCAACCTTGAACCCGCTCCAAAGATCCTACGAGATGTAAAAACACTGAGTGTGGAGGATCGCTATGTGTACGTTATGGCCAGGACTCCTGTGGACATCGACAACGAGGACGGACTGAGCACCGTGACCACTCGCTATGATACGGAGAGTCGCAAGTGGCTTGAAGTGGACTCCCTACCCCTCATCGATAACTACTGCAGCTTTCAAATGGCTGTTGCATCCACCAACTTCTACCACACAGCTTCCTGCTGCCCCAAGAACTACAAGGTGACGGTCGAGGCCGCCCAGCAGAAAATAAGCAGAAACATCTCGGACGACATCCTCGACAGCCTCCCATCAGAGGTCCTTACCATAGAAGGTGCTGCTGTCTGCTACCTTGGAGAAGACATCTTCATCGTGGGTGGATGGAGGAACAGCAACAACCTGGACAAGCAGTACCGCAAAGAGGCCTACCGCTACTGCGCTGAGAGGAAGCGCTGGATGCTGCTGCCGCCTTTACCTCAGCCgcgctgcagagctgcagcctgTCACGTCCGAGTCCCGTACCAGTATCTGTACGGCAGCCAGCGCTACCCGATGCCCCAGAACCTGGCTCGCCAGAGAGATCGCATGCAACAGATGCAGCAGCTCCATCGACGCACCCTCACGCTGCGACGACAGCTTCAGTCTCAGATCGAATGCTGA